The genomic interval AGTCGGGCGAGCTTGTCGCGAACATGCCCGGCCTTCAACACCCCGTTGTACTCCGCCATCAGGTGTGAGGCGCCGACGAACAGGTCGACCAGCGGCAGCTTGTAACTGACCGCCGTGAAGCGGTGGAATTCCACGAAGGTCTTCGCGAGCGGGCCCGCCATGGCGACCTCTCCATTCAGGAAGACCCGGTTCCACGGCACCTTGACGTCGTCGAAGACAGTCAGCGTTTCCATCATCTTGTGCCGCGCGCTGAGCGGTTGCTCGAACGCGTTGCCGCGCCGGCCGTATCCGCTCGCCAGCATGGTCAGGCCGGGTGCGTTCGCCGGCACCGCGCAGGCGACCGCATAGGACTCCTCGCCTTCGGCCAGATTGCGCGTCGGGAGCACGATGATTTCGTGCGCATTGGTCGAGACAGACGTGTGCACCTTGGCGCCGCGCAAGGTGATGCCGTCGTTGTCCTTGGCGACGACGCGAACGTAGTAGTCGGGATGAACCTGTGCCGTCGGCCCACCCGCCCGGTTGCCTTTGACGTCGGTCTGAGCGACGGCGACCGCCAGGTCCCGGTCGCGGCAGTGTGCGTGGAACGCCTCCACGCGCGGGAGGTAGGTGGTGCCGAGGGTCCGGTCCATATGACCGGCGATGAGGCGAAGCGCGAAGAGGGCGTCGGTGCCGATTTCCTTGATGAGCACGACCAGCGTGCCGCCCAGCGCCGTTGCACGCTCAATCAGGGCGCTGCGCCGAAGCAGATCGTCCGGCGTGCGCGGGATCTCGTAGTAGCGGGAGTACGGCCCGTCGGGACCGTCAACCACCGCGAGTTCGCGCTCCGCCGCATCCTCGGCCATCCGGTAGTCGATCGCGGCATGTTCAACCGCCAGGCCGATTACCGGGTGCGTGGTCACGTCGTTCACCCGCTCGCCGCGGTACCAGACGTTGCGTCCGTCCCGCAGACTCTCCACGTACTGTTCCGCCGTCATCAATGGCATCGAACCTCCTTCTTCGGACGGTCATGTTGGCATCCCGACGGGAGAAACGCCAGTCGCCCGTGCCCTGCTGGCATCATCGGCGCGGTAGCGCCAAGGCACCGTCGCTGCTATGCTTGGCTGTTTTTCCGACGGAACGTGCCGCCGGTTTGCCGGACGCAGTTGCCGGCGGGGTAGGGGAGTGCCGTTGCCGATGAGTGTCGAGACCAAGCTGGCCGAGGAGAAACCGGCCATCGATCATGATCGCGCGCAGGAGGTGGTTCAACGGTTCCAGCGGGAGTCGACGAAGTGGCTCTACGGGCTGGACGACGCGGCGCGCATTCTCTCCTGGGCCTTCTTCACGCTGCTGCCCTACACGGACAAGCTGAGTCAGGGCAAGAAGCTCCGTCAGCCCCACGTCATGTTCAAGGGGCCGACCGGTACCGGCAAGACGGATCTGGTCAGCGCCTGCGCGATGGCCATCGACGCCAAGTTCGAGCGGATCCAGGGGCTCCCAACTTATATGCCGGAGGACATCCTGGGCTACGAGACCATCGTCGAGGAAGTGGACGGTACCCGCCGTATCCACTTCAAGCCGGGCAAGCTGATGGCGCACATCGTCCTGATCGACGAGGACAACCGGCTCTCCGGCAAAACGAAGGCCGCGGTGCTGGAGGGAATGGAGGAGAGCTCGGCGACGCTGAACTCCGACTACGGCGAACTGGCCGAAGGGAAGATGCTGCCCCTCTTTCCGCTCTCGTGCGACTACAGCGACATAACCGGGCCCCGCTTTTTCATGGTCATCTGCACCGAGAACATCTTCGGCGAAGAGGAGGGCACTTTCGCCAATCCGGTTGCGCAACTCGACCGGACGACGCTCTCCATCAACATGATGGATCCGGAGGACGAAGAGGACGAACTGAACATCAGCGCCCGCAACGTCGTGGGCAAGCAGGTCGAGAAGCTGACGAACCTGTACGAGGTGCTGGAAATCGCGGAGCACATCTTCGATACCGTGAAGATGTCCGACTACGGCCAGCAGTACAAGACCCGCCTGATCCGGAACACGCGTCCGCACCGGGTCCAGGGCCGGTCGACGCGAACCGTCCGCGAGTACATCCGGGTCGGCATCTCGCCCCGGGTTCATTTCCACCTGGAGGCGGTGGCCCGGACGTTCGCCTTCTTTCACGGCGACACCATCATCACGCCGGACCACATCAAGGCGGTGGCCGAACCGGTTCTCGCGCACCGCCTGGTGCTTCGGGAGGGAATGGAGTTCTCGGTCAACAAGGAGGACCTGCTCCGCCAGGTCGTTGCGGACATGGAGGTTCCGCCGTGGAAATAGAGGAGGTCTACGCGCGCTTCCGGGACATCAAACATGGGATCCGGACGCGCAAGAAGTCCCACTCGATGAACTACGGCGACCACAAGAGCACCTACAAGGGATCGGGCTACGACATCGTCGGCGTCGATCAATGGCGTCCCGGCCAGCCGCTGAAGGACATCGCATGGGTGCTCAGCCTGCGCACCTATCCCGAGAAGCTGTTCCGCATCGAGCGGATGGAGCCGAAAGAGCTCCGGACGCTGTTCCTCCTCGACCTCTCCACATCGGTCCTCTTCCAGTTGTCGAAGGCGTCGAACATCGCCTTGCTGATGCTCGACCTGATTGGCAACATCGGACTCACCCGATCGAACGGCCGCGACCCGGTCGGACTGCTGGCCTTCTCGGACCGCGTGGAGCTCTACATCAAGCCGAAACTGGGCAGTTCCCAAATCTTCTACATGGCGGCGCAGATTT from Acidobacteriota bacterium carries:
- a CDS encoding MoxR family ATPase; translated protein: MLGCFSDGTCRRFAGRSCRRGRGVPLPMSVETKLAEEKPAIDHDRAQEVVQRFQRESTKWLYGLDDAARILSWAFFTLLPYTDKLSQGKKLRQPHVMFKGPTGTGKTDLVSACAMAIDAKFERIQGLPTYMPEDILGYETIVEEVDGTRRIHFKPGKLMAHIVLIDEDNRLSGKTKAAVLEGMEESSATLNSDYGELAEGKMLPLFPLSCDYSDITGPRFFMVICTENIFGEEEGTFANPVAQLDRTTLSINMMDPEDEEDELNISARNVVGKQVEKLTNLYEVLEIAEHIFDTVKMSDYGQQYKTRLIRNTRPHRVQGRSTRTVREYIRVGISPRVHFHLEAVARTFAFFHGDTIITPDHIKAVAEPVLAHRLVLREGMEFSVNKEDLLRQVVADMEVPPWK
- a CDS encoding gamma-aminobutyrate dehydratase; this translates as MPLMTAEQYVESLRDGRNVWYRGERVNDVTTHPVIGLAVEHAAIDYRMAEDAAERELAVVDGPDGPYSRYYEIPRTPDDLLRRSALIERATALGGTLVVLIKEIGTDALFALRLIAGHMDRTLGTTYLPRVEAFHAHCRDRDLAVAVAQTDVKGNRAGGPTAQVHPDYYVRVVAKDNDGITLRGAKVHTSVSTNAHEIIVLPTRNLAEGEESYAVACAVPANAPGLTMLASGYGRRGNAFEQPLSARHKMMETLTVFDDVKVPWNRVFLNGEVAMAGPLAKTFVEFHRFTAVSYKLPLVDLFVGASHLMAEYNGVLKAGHVRDKLARLISYAQICRGMTREAAREASVVDGVAVPDAELINIAKLYFATNYHQALAWVQDIAGGLLVTGPSAEDLDDATLRPLVDRYLGAANPNAEERLRLINLIADLTASDFAGYQSTLAIHAEGSIEAEKMTIWRQHDIEPDVAYARRLAGITKVE